From the Pseudomonas putida genome, one window contains:
- a CDS encoding energy transducer TonB — protein MTKPRSNVARYGGSLAIVLGVHVVAVLLTLNWSVPQAIELPPAAMMVELAPLPEPAPPPPPKAAPQPPAPVEEPPLPKLVEAPKPKIAIAKPPKPKPKPQPPKPEKKPEPPKDEPPAKEQVADTPPSNTPPQKSAAPAPSIASNSQALPTWQSDLLRHLAKYKRYPEDARRRGLQGINRLRFVVDAEGKVVSYSMAGGSGSAALDRATMEMIRRAGTVPKPPAELLTNGTIEVVAPFVYSLDRR, from the coding sequence ATGACGAAACCGCGCTCAAACGTGGCGCGCTACGGGGGCAGCCTGGCGATCGTGCTGGGCGTGCACGTGGTCGCCGTGCTGCTGACGCTCAACTGGTCGGTGCCCCAGGCCATCGAGCTGCCCCCGGCAGCCATGATGGTCGAGCTGGCACCGCTGCCCGAGCCCGCGCCGCCGCCACCACCGAAAGCCGCCCCACAGCCACCGGCACCGGTAGAAGAACCGCCGCTGCCCAAGCTGGTCGAGGCGCCGAAACCGAAGATCGCCATCGCCAAGCCGCCCAAGCCGAAGCCCAAGCCTCAGCCACCGAAGCCTGAGAAGAAGCCAGAGCCGCCGAAGGATGAGCCACCGGCCAAGGAACAGGTAGCCGATACGCCGCCAAGCAACACGCCACCGCAGAAGTCGGCGGCACCGGCGCCAAGCATCGCTTCCAATAGTCAGGCGCTGCCAACCTGGCAGAGCGACCTGCTGCGCCACCTGGCGAAGTACAAGCGCTATCCGGAGGACGCTCGCCGTCGCGGCTTGCAAGGCATCAACCGCCTGCGCTTCGTGGTCGACGCCGAAGGTAAAGTGGTGTCCTACTCCATGGCAGGCGGCTCCGGCAGCGCGGCCCTGGACCGGGCGACCATGGAAATGATCCGCCGCGCTGGCACGGTACCCAAGCCGCCAGCGGAGTTGCTGACCAATGGCACGATCGAAGTGGTGGCACCGTTCGTCTACTCGCTGGACCGTCGCTGA
- the exbD gene encoding TonB system transport protein ExbD — translation MGLHLNEGGDDLAENHEINVTPFIDVMLVLLIIFMVAAPLATVDIKVDLPASTAKPAPRPEKPVFVSVKADQKLYVGDDQVPAPEQLGPMLDAKTKGDKETTIFFQADKGVDYGDLMEVMNNMRAAGYLKVGLVGLETAAKK, via the coding sequence ATGGGCCTGCATCTCAACGAAGGTGGCGACGACCTCGCCGAAAACCACGAAATCAACGTTACGCCGTTCATCGACGTGATGCTGGTGCTGCTGATCATCTTCATGGTCGCAGCCCCACTGGCAACGGTCGACATCAAGGTAGACCTGCCGGCCTCGACTGCCAAGCCGGCACCGAGGCCCGAGAAACCGGTGTTCGTCAGCGTCAAGGCCGACCAGAAGCTGTATGTCGGCGACGATCAGGTACCTGCCCCCGAACAGCTTGGCCCGATGCTCGACGCCAAGACCAAGGGCGACAAGGAAACCACCATCTTCTTCCAGGCCGACAAGGGCGTGGATTACGGTGACCTGATGGAAGTGATGAACAACATGCGCGCGGCCGGCTACCTCAAGGTCGGTCTGGTAGGTCTCGAGACGGCAGCCAAGAAATGA
- the exbB gene encoding tonB-system energizer ExbB: protein MTRTQPSASPTPSRAWRAIAALMFSLVLAPVAMADEPAANAATPAAAAAPATPAPAAVEGQAATPVEAPVAADPAVQELVEDTSLGMAHDLSPWGMYKNADIVVKIVMIGLAIASIITWTIWIAKGFELMGAKRRLRGEIAALKQSVSLKEASTVSNKEGTLAHTLVHDALEEMRLSANAREKEGIKERVSFRLERLVAASGRAMSNGTGVLATIGSTAPFVGLFGTVWGIMNSFIGIAKTQTTNLAVVAPGIAEALLATALGLVAAIPAVVIYNVFARSIAGYKAQVSDASAQVLLLVSRDLDHQGGDRAAPHMVKVG from the coding sequence ATGACACGTACTCAACCTTCCGCTTCGCCAACCCCGTCGCGCGCCTGGCGCGCCATCGCCGCGCTGATGTTCAGCCTGGTGCTGGCCCCGGTGGCCATGGCCGATGAGCCTGCCGCCAACGCCGCTACCCCGGCTGCCGCTGCCGCTCCGGCCACCCCGGCACCGGCTGCTGTCGAAGGCCAGGCCGCAACGCCGGTCGAAGCGCCTGTCGCCGCCGACCCGGCGGTCCAGGAACTGGTTGAAGACACCTCGCTGGGCATGGCCCACGACCTGTCCCCATGGGGCATGTACAAGAACGCTGACATCGTCGTCAAAATCGTGATGATCGGCCTGGCTATCGCCTCGATCATCACCTGGACCATCTGGATCGCCAAGGGCTTCGAGCTGATGGGCGCCAAGCGCCGCCTGCGTGGCGAAATCGCCGCGCTGAAGCAGTCGGTGAGCCTCAAAGAAGCCAGCACCGTCTCCAATAAAGAAGGAACCCTGGCCCACACCCTGGTCCATGATGCCCTCGAAGAGATGCGCCTGTCGGCCAATGCCCGCGAGAAAGAAGGCATCAAGGAACGCGTCAGCTTCCGCCTGGAGCGCTTGGTAGCCGCCAGCGGTCGCGCCATGAGCAACGGCACCGGCGTGCTCGCCACCATCGGTTCCACCGCGCCGTTCGTCGGCCTGTTCGGTACCGTGTGGGGCATCATGAACAGCTTCATCGGCATCGCCAAGACCCAGACCACCAACCTGGCCGTGGTTGCCCCAGGTATCGCCGAGGCCCTGCTGGCCACCGCCCTGGGCCTGGTCGCAGCGATCCCGGCCGTGGTCATCTACAACGTCTTCGCCCGCTCCATCGCCGGCTACAAGGCACAGGTGTCCGACGCCTCCGCCCAGGTGCTGCTGCTGGTCAGCCGTGATCTGGACCACCAGGGTGGCGACCGCGCCGCCCCGCACATGGTGAAAGTGGGGTAA
- a CDS encoding SDR family oxidoreductase has translation MSDLSAVIVGCGDVGSRLALQLLAMGWQVSGLRRSVEQLPEGVHPIAADLSEPGIPQAWPPRSPDYLVYCVAASQHDEAGYQSAYVDGLRHVLTWLAERGQRPRRLLFVSSSSVFAQKEGEWIDETAPTEPEGYSGKVMLEAEGLALASGMPASVIRLTGIYGPGREWLLSQVRQGYRVAEEPPLYGNRIHAEDAASLMAFLLQADADGVALEDCYIGVDDDPAPLADVVAWLRAYMGVTEWSDEQRVRRTGSKRCSNARVRALGWAPEYPSYKEGYAAILAGKR, from the coding sequence ATGTCAGATCTTTCAGCGGTAATCGTGGGGTGTGGTGATGTAGGTAGCCGACTCGCCCTTCAGTTGCTGGCTATGGGTTGGCAAGTCAGTGGCTTGCGTCGCTCGGTCGAGCAGCTTCCAGAAGGTGTTCACCCGATCGCCGCCGACCTTTCCGAGCCCGGCATCCCCCAGGCCTGGCCACCACGCTCGCCGGACTACCTGGTGTATTGCGTAGCCGCCAGCCAGCACGATGAGGCGGGTTATCAGTCCGCCTACGTCGACGGTTTGCGCCATGTGCTGACGTGGCTGGCCGAGCGCGGTCAGCGCCCACGGCGCTTGCTGTTCGTCTCCAGCAGCAGCGTATTCGCGCAAAAGGAAGGCGAATGGATCGACGAAACCGCACCCACCGAACCTGAAGGTTATTCCGGGAAGGTGATGCTTGAGGCCGAAGGGTTGGCGCTGGCCAGTGGCATGCCTGCAAGCGTGATTCGCCTGACCGGCATCTACGGCCCGGGTCGCGAGTGGCTGCTGAGCCAGGTACGGCAAGGGTATCGGGTCGCCGAGGAGCCGCCGCTGTATGGCAACCGGATTCATGCCGAGGATGCCGCAAGCCTGATGGCGTTCCTGCTGCAGGCCGATGCCGATGGTGTGGCGCTGGAGGATTGCTACATCGGTGTCGACGACGACCCGGCGCCGCTGGCCGATGTGGTGGCTTGGCTGCGCGCGTACATGGGGGTTACCGAGTGGTCCGATGAGCAGCGGGTGCGCCGTACGGGCAGCAAGCGTTGCAGCAATGCCCGGGTGCGGGCGTTGGGCTGGGCGCCGGAGTATCCGAGCTACAAGGAAGGCTATGCGGCGATTCTGGCGGGCAAACGCTGA
- a CDS encoding RidA family protein → MSKTVINSDKAPAAIGTYSQAIKAGNTVYMSGQIPLDPKTMELVEGFEAQTVQVFENLKSVAEAAGGSFKDIVKLNIFLTDLSHFAKVNEVMGRYFEQPYPARAAIGVAALPKGAQVEMDAILVIE, encoded by the coding sequence ATGAGCAAGACCGTAATCAACAGCGACAAGGCCCCTGCCGCTATCGGCACCTACTCCCAGGCGATCAAGGCCGGCAACACCGTCTACATGTCGGGCCAGATCCCGCTGGACCCGAAGACCATGGAACTGGTCGAAGGCTTCGAAGCCCAGACCGTGCAGGTGTTCGAGAACCTCAAGTCCGTGGCTGAAGCAGCTGGCGGTTCGTTCAAGGACATCGTCAAGCTGAACATCTTCCTCACCGACCTGAGCCACTTCGCCAAGGTCAACGAGGTGATGGGCCGCTACTTCGAACAGCCCTACCCAGCCCGCGCCGCCATCGGCGTTGCTGCACTGCCGAAAGGCGCCCAGGTCGAAATGGACGCCATCCTGGTCATCGAATGA
- the spoT gene encoding bifunctional GTP diphosphokinase/guanosine-3',5'-bis pyrophosphate 3'-pyrophosphohydrolase yields the protein MPGIEALAERLSTYLGPEQVNLVRRAYFYAEQAHDGQRRRSGEPYVTHPLAVASILADMHMDHQSLMAAMLHDVIEDTGIAKEALCQQFGETVAELVDGVSKLTQMNFETKAEAQAENFQKMAMAMARDIRVILVKLADRLHNMRTLEVLSGEKRRRIAKETLEIYAPIANRLGMHTVRVEFEDLGFKAMHPMRSSLIHRAVKSARGNRKEIVAKIEHSLANCLAADGIEGEVSGRQKHLYGIYKKMRGKRRAFNEIMDVYAFRIIVDKVDTCYRVLGAVHNLYKPLPGRFKDYIAIPKANGYQSLHTTLFGMHGVPIEIQIRTREMEEMANNGIAAHWLYKSNDDEQPKGSHARARQWVKGILELQQRAGNSLEFIESVKIDLFPDEVYVFTPKGRIMELPKGSTAVDFAYAVHTDVGNSCIACRINRRLAPLSEPLQSGSTVEIVSAPGARPNPAWLNFVVTGKARTHIRHALKQQRRSESISLGERLLNKVLTGFDSSLEKIPQERIQAILAEYRLELIEDLLEDIGLGNRMAYVVARRLLSAEGEQLPAPEGPLAIRGTEGLVLSYAKCCTPIPGDPIVGHLSAGKGMVVHLENCRNISEIRHNPEKCVQLSWAKDIAGEFNVELRVELEHQRGLIALLASSVNAADGNIEKISMDERDGRISVVQLVVSVHDRVHLARVIKKLRTLTGVVRITRMRT from the coding sequence ATGCCGGGCATAGAAGCCTTAGCCGAACGGCTGTCGACCTACCTGGGCCCCGAACAGGTCAACCTGGTTCGCCGCGCCTATTTCTACGCCGAACAGGCACACGACGGGCAGCGCCGCCGCAGCGGCGAGCCCTACGTGACCCATCCGCTGGCCGTAGCCAGCATCCTCGCCGACATGCACATGGACCATCAGAGCCTGATGGCAGCCATGCTGCACGACGTGATCGAAGACACCGGCATCGCCAAGGAAGCCCTCTGCCAGCAATTTGGCGAGACCGTGGCCGAACTGGTCGATGGGGTCAGCAAGCTGACCCAGATGAACTTCGAGACCAAGGCCGAGGCGCAGGCCGAAAACTTCCAGAAGATGGCCATGGCCATGGCCCGCGATATTCGCGTGATCCTGGTCAAGCTGGCCGATCGCCTGCACAACATGCGCACCCTGGAAGTGCTGTCTGGCGAAAAACGCCGGCGCATCGCCAAGGAAACCCTTGAGATCTACGCCCCCATCGCCAACCGCCTGGGGATGCACACCGTGCGCGTGGAGTTCGAGGACCTCGGCTTCAAGGCCATGCACCCGATGCGTTCGTCGCTGATCCACCGGGCGGTGAAGAGCGCACGCGGCAACCGTAAAGAGATCGTCGCCAAGATCGAGCACTCGCTGGCCAACTGCCTGGCCGCAGACGGTATCGAGGGCGAGGTCAGCGGCCGGCAGAAACACCTCTATGGCATCTACAAGAAGATGCGTGGCAAGCGCCGCGCCTTCAACGAGATCATGGACGTGTACGCCTTCCGCATCATCGTCGACAAGGTCGACACCTGCTACCGCGTGCTCGGCGCCGTGCACAACCTGTACAAGCCGCTGCCCGGTCGCTTCAAGGATTACATCGCGATCCCCAAGGCCAACGGCTACCAGTCGTTGCACACCACGCTGTTCGGCATGCACGGCGTGCCCATCGAAATCCAGATCCGCACCCGCGAGATGGAAGAGATGGCCAACAACGGCATCGCCGCACACTGGCTGTACAAGTCCAACGATGACGAGCAACCCAAGGGCAGCCATGCCCGGGCGCGTCAGTGGGTCAAGGGCATCCTCGAGCTGCAGCAACGTGCCGGCAACTCGCTGGAATTCATCGAAAGCGTGAAGATCGACCTGTTCCCGGACGAGGTCTACGTGTTCACGCCCAAAGGCCGGATCATGGAGCTGCCCAAAGGCTCTACCGCCGTCGACTTCGCCTACGCGGTGCACACCGACGTTGGCAACAGCTGCATCGCCTGCCGCATCAACCGCCGCCTGGCACCATTGTCCGAGCCGCTGCAGAGCGGCTCGACGGTGGAAATCGTCAGCGCCCCGGGCGCACGGCCGAATCCGGCCTGGCTCAATTTCGTGGTCACCGGCAAGGCGCGCACGCACATTCGCCATGCCCTCAAGCAGCAGCGCCGCTCCGAGTCGATCAGCCTCGGCGAGCGCCTGCTGAACAAGGTGCTGACCGGTTTCGACAGCAGCCTGGAGAAAATCCCCCAGGAGCGTATCCAGGCGATTCTCGCCGAGTACCGCCTGGAGCTGATCGAAGACCTGCTCGAAGACATCGGCCTGGGCAACCGCATGGCCTACGTGGTCGCCCGCCGCCTGCTGTCGGCCGAAGGCGAGCAGCTGCCGGCGCCGGAAGGTCCGCTGGCGATCCGCGGGACCGAAGGCTTGGTGCTGAGCTACGCCAAGTGCTGCACGCCGATCCCGGGCGACCCGATCGTCGGCCACCTGTCAGCAGGCAAGGGCATGGTCGTGCACCTGGAAAATTGCCGCAACATCAGCGAAATCCGCCATAACCCAGAGAAGTGCGTGCAGCTCTCCTGGGCCAAGGACATCGCTGGCGAATTCAATGTCGAGCTGCGTGTCGAGCTTGAACACCAGCGCGGCCTGATCGCCCTGCTGGCCAGCAGCGTCAACGCTGCCGACGGCAACATCGAGAAGATCAGCATGGACGAACGCGACGGCCGTATCAGCGTGGTCCAACTGGTGGTCAGCGTGCACGACCGTGTGCACCTGGCGCGTGTGATCAAGAAGCTGCGTACCTTGACCGGCGTGGTCCGCATCACCCGCATGCGTACGTAG
- the rpoZ gene encoding DNA-directed RNA polymerase subunit omega, which produces MARVTVEDCLEHVDNRFELVMLSTKRARQLATGGKEPRVAWENDKPTVVALREIAEGIVTPEFIAAEEIVTEDPVFAAFEDESNEAV; this is translated from the coding sequence ATGGCCCGCGTAACTGTTGAAGACTGCCTGGAACACGTGGATAACCGTTTTGAGCTGGTCATGCTCTCGACCAAGCGCGCCCGTCAGCTGGCTACCGGCGGCAAAGAGCCACGCGTAGCGTGGGAAAACGACAAGCCGACCGTGGTCGCCCTGCGCGAAATCGCCGAAGGTATCGTTACCCCTGAGTTCATCGCCGCCGAAGAGATCGTCACCGAGGATCCGGTCTTCGCCGCGTTCGAGGACGAGTCCAACGAGGCTGTCTGA
- a CDS encoding LysR family transcriptional regulator produces the protein MQYQITHADLSLVLALERGRSLAKAAELLKVDVSTVFRSIRRLESALGTALFVKSRKGYLPTDTAQALAEQAERAEQALDAARIAMTSGEQVVSGTVRLTCTEAVMHSLLLPALAAFMPNYPALSLEMGTSNTFANLSRRDADIALRLTNTPPEHLVGRCLGSTSYVICGQPQWRERLNESASSVPWIAPDDSMQDHPTVVWRNQQFPGLSPRYQCSGMSTIAQLVSTGLGVAALPDYMVHALPGVDALSGPLPGCDTQLWLLTRPDCRALRSVQTLFEELTPRLRDAML, from the coding sequence ATGCAATATCAGATTACCCACGCCGACCTCTCCCTGGTCCTGGCACTGGAACGCGGGCGCTCACTGGCCAAGGCCGCCGAACTGCTCAAGGTCGACGTTTCGACCGTGTTCCGCTCGATTCGCCGGCTGGAGTCGGCGCTGGGCACCGCGCTGTTCGTGAAAAGCCGCAAAGGCTACCTGCCGACGGACACGGCCCAGGCCCTGGCCGAGCAGGCCGAGCGCGCTGAACAGGCGCTGGATGCCGCACGCATCGCCATGACCAGCGGCGAGCAGGTGGTCAGCGGCACCGTGCGCCTGACCTGCACAGAGGCAGTGATGCACAGCCTACTGCTGCCGGCGCTGGCGGCGTTCATGCCGAACTACCCGGCGTTGTCGCTGGAGATGGGCACCTCCAATACCTTCGCCAACCTCAGCCGGCGCGATGCCGACATCGCACTGCGCCTGACCAATACGCCGCCGGAGCATCTGGTGGGTCGTTGCCTGGGTTCCACATCTTATGTGATCTGCGGTCAGCCGCAGTGGCGCGAGCGCCTGAACGAGTCGGCCAGCAGCGTGCCGTGGATCGCCCCGGACGATTCCATGCAGGACCACCCCACCGTGGTCTGGCGCAACCAGCAATTCCCAGGGCTGAGCCCGCGCTACCAGTGCAGCGGCATGTCGACCATCGCCCAGCTGGTGAGCACCGGGCTGGGCGTGGCGGCATTGCCCGACTATATGGTGCATGCGCTGCCGGGGGTCGACGCGTTGAGCGGGCCGCTGCCAGGCTGCGATACCCAGCTGTGGCTGCTGACGCGGCCGGATTGCCGGGCGTTGCGCTCGGTGCAGACGCTGTTCGAGGAACTGACGCCGCGGTTGCGGGATGCGATGCTCTGA
- a CDS encoding glutamine synthetase family protein: MTSVTPCASTSSEMNDFLQAHPDTQYVDLLISDMNGVVRGKRIERASLHKVYEKGINLPASLFALDINGSTVESTGLGLDIGDADRICYPIAGTLSDEPWQKRPTAQLLMTMHELDGEPFFADPREVLRQVVSKFDAMGLDICAAFELEFYLIDQDNLNGRPQPPRSPISGKRPQSTQVYLIDDLDEYADCLQDMLEAAKEQGLPADAIVKESAPAQFEVNLHHVADPMKACDYAILLKRLIKNVAYDHEMDTTFMAKPYPGQAGNGLHVHISLLDKKTGKNIFANEDPLQSDALRHAIGGVLETMPASMAFLCPNINSYRRFGAQFYVPNAPSWGLDNRTVAVRVPTDSSDNVRIEHRVAGADANPYLMLAAILAGIHHGLTSKIEPSAPIEGNSYEQLEQSLPNNLRDALRALDDSEVLNQYISPDYIDIFVACKESELAEFEVSISDLEYNWYLHTV, encoded by the coding sequence ATGACGTCGGTCACCCCGTGCGCCAGTACTTCCAGCGAGATGAATGACTTCCTTCAGGCCCATCCGGATACGCAGTACGTCGATCTGCTGATTTCCGACATGAACGGCGTGGTACGCGGCAAGCGCATCGAGCGCGCCAGCCTGCACAAGGTGTACGAGAAAGGTATCAACCTGCCGGCCTCGTTGTTCGCCCTCGACATCAATGGCTCGACCGTGGAAAGCACCGGCCTGGGCCTGGACATCGGTGACGCCGACCGCATCTGCTACCCGATTGCCGGCACGCTGTCCGACGAGCCGTGGCAGAAGCGCCCGACCGCACAGCTGCTGATGACCATGCACGAACTCGACGGTGAGCCGTTCTTCGCCGACCCGCGCGAAGTGCTGCGCCAGGTGGTGAGCAAGTTCGACGCCATGGGCCTGGATATCTGCGCCGCGTTCGAGCTGGAGTTCTACCTGATCGACCAGGACAACCTCAACGGTCGCCCGCAACCGCCCCGCTCGCCAATCTCGGGCAAGCGCCCGCAGTCGACCCAGGTGTACCTGATCGACGACCTCGACGAATACGCCGACTGCCTGCAGGACATGCTCGAAGCGGCCAAGGAGCAAGGCCTGCCTGCCGATGCCATCGTCAAGGAAAGTGCCCCGGCGCAGTTCGAGGTCAACCTGCACCACGTCGCCGACCCGATGAAGGCCTGCGACTATGCGATCCTGCTCAAGCGCCTGATCAAGAACGTCGCCTACGACCATGAAATGGACACCACCTTCATGGCCAAGCCCTACCCGGGCCAGGCGGGCAACGGCCTGCACGTGCACATCTCGCTGCTGGACAAGAAAACAGGCAAGAACATCTTCGCCAATGAAGACCCGCTGCAAAGCGACGCCCTGCGCCACGCCATCGGCGGTGTACTCGAGACCATGCCGGCGTCGATGGCCTTCCTGTGCCCGAACATCAACTCCTACCGCCGCTTCGGTGCGCAGTTCTACGTACCGAACGCGCCGAGCTGGGGCCTGGACAACCGCACCGTGGCCGTGCGCGTACCGACCGACAGTAGCGACAACGTGCGCATCGAGCACCGCGTGGCCGGCGCCGATGCCAACCCGTACCTGATGCTGGCGGCCATCCTGGCCGGCATTCACCACGGCCTGACCAGCAAGATCGAGCCAAGTGCACCGATCGAAGGCAACTCCTACGAACAGCTGGAGCAGAGCCTGCCGAACAACCTGCGCGACGCCCTGCGTGCGCTGGATGACAGTGAAGTCCTCAACCAATACATCAGCCCGGACTACATCGATATCTTCGTGGCCTGCAAGGAAAGTGAGCTGGCCGAGTTCGAAGTTTCGATTTCCGACCTCGAGTACAACTGGTACCTGCACACGGTGTAA
- a CDS encoding gamma-glutamyl-gamma-aminobutyrate hydrolase family protein gives MSAIAVPLIGISACRQQVGKNSSHTVGDKYVEAAGFAGLPLILPARDGGSDTQALLAQLDGIVFTGSPSNIEPHHYNGAASAEGTRHDLARDRLTLPLLQAAIAAGVPVFCICRGFQELNVALGGSLHQRVHELPGYMDHREPEDAPLEVQYGPRHPVSVAPGGLFERLGLAAQFEVNSLHSQGIDRLAPGLRVEARAPDGLIEAVSMPDAPGFVLGVQWHPEWRFADNPVSRSLFQAFREACIAHAAREV, from the coding sequence ATGAGCGCAATTGCGGTCCCCTTGATCGGTATCAGCGCCTGCCGTCAGCAGGTGGGGAAGAACTCGTCGCACACGGTGGGCGACAAGTACGTGGAGGCCGCCGGCTTCGCCGGATTGCCGCTGATCCTGCCGGCCCGCGACGGCGGCAGTGATACTCAGGCGCTGCTGGCCCAGCTCGACGGTATTGTTTTTACCGGCTCGCCTTCAAATATCGAGCCGCATCATTACAATGGCGCCGCCAGCGCCGAAGGGACCCGGCACGACCTTGCCCGTGATCGGCTGACCCTACCGCTGCTGCAGGCGGCGATTGCCGCCGGCGTGCCGGTGTTCTGCATCTGCCGTGGCTTCCAGGAACTGAACGTGGCCTTGGGCGGCAGCTTGCACCAGCGTGTGCATGAGCTGCCCGGCTACATGGACCATCGTGAACCTGAGGATGCACCCCTGGAGGTGCAATACGGCCCTCGTCATCCCGTCAGCGTTGCGCCTGGCGGGTTGTTCGAGCGCCTGGGCCTGGCTGCGCAGTTCGAGGTCAACTCGCTGCACAGCCAGGGCATCGACCGCCTGGCCCCAGGCCTGCGGGTCGAGGCACGGGCCCCGGATGGCCTGATCGAAGCAGTGTCGATGCCTGACGCGCCGGGCTTTGTACTTGGCGTGCAGTGGCACCCTGAATGGCGTTTCGCCGACAACCCGGTCTCCCGGAGCCTTTTCCAGGCGTTCCGCGAGGCCTGTATTGCCCATGCTGCACGGGAGGTCTGA
- a CDS encoding APC family permease, which translates to MSNYTEAGRPPDVADSGSTQRSKGLAKGRLGLLASVVLGISTIAPVYTLTGALGPTVREVGAHLPAVFIVGFLPMLLVALGYRELNSAEPDSGTSFTWSARAFGPMIGWIGGWGLVVATTIVLSNLAGVAVDFFYLFLSQITGHHELAALADNLLINITTCCVFIAMAVWICCRGMATTMTVQYGLVALQLMVLLGFAFAAFGGTTAPPPLEFDFAWFNPFGVESFSAFAAGLSLSIFIFWGWDVCLTVSEESVGSDEVPGKAATWTVLLILGLYLVTAIATLQFAGISEQGLGLNNPRIQENVFAHLAGPVMGPLAILMSIAVLASTAASLQSTFVSPARTLLAMGYYGAVPQKFASVCPRSQTPRYATICAGVAAGLFYVTMRTLSENVLADTITALGMMICFYYSLTAFACVWYFRDSLFGSLRHFFMRGLCPLVGGVILSVIFVRTAIDSASPDFGSGSHVAGLGLVFVIAAIISALGIVLMMISRMRAPAYFLGATLRQQATLPLQD; encoded by the coding sequence ATGAGCAATTACACAGAAGCCGGCCGCCCACCCGATGTGGCCGACTCGGGCAGCACTCAGCGCAGCAAAGGCTTGGCCAAGGGCCGACTTGGCCTGCTGGCCAGCGTGGTGCTGGGCATTTCCACCATCGCCCCGGTCTACACCCTGACCGGCGCCCTTGGCCCGACCGTACGTGAGGTCGGTGCTCATCTTCCCGCCGTGTTCATTGTCGGCTTCCTGCCGATGCTGCTGGTTGCCCTGGGCTACCGCGAGCTGAATTCGGCCGAGCCGGACAGCGGCACTTCGTTTACCTGGTCGGCCCGCGCCTTTGGCCCGATGATCGGCTGGATCGGTGGCTGGGGGCTGGTCGTGGCCACCACCATCGTGCTGTCCAACCTGGCGGGTGTTGCCGTCGACTTCTTCTATCTGTTCCTCAGCCAGATCACCGGCCACCATGAGTTGGCGGCGCTGGCCGACAACCTGTTGATCAACATCACCACCTGCTGCGTGTTCATCGCCATGGCGGTGTGGATCTGCTGCCGCGGCATGGCCACCACCATGACCGTGCAATACGGGCTGGTGGCGCTGCAGCTGATGGTATTGCTCGGCTTTGCCTTCGCGGCCTTCGGCGGCACCACCGCGCCGCCACCGCTGGAGTTCGATTTCGCCTGGTTCAACCCGTTCGGTGTCGAGTCGTTCTCGGCCTTTGCCGCGGGGCTGTCGCTGTCGATCTTCATTTTCTGGGGCTGGGACGTGTGCCTGACCGTCAGCGAAGAGTCGGTTGGCAGTGACGAGGTGCCGGGCAAGGCGGCCACCTGGACGGTGCTGCTGATCCTTGGCCTGTACCTGGTTACCGCCATTGCCACCCTGCAGTTCGCCGGCATCAGCGAGCAAGGCCTGGGCCTGAACAACCCGCGCATCCAGGAAAACGTGTTCGCACACCTGGCGGGGCCGGTGATGGGGCCGTTGGCGATCCTGATGTCGATCGCGGTGCTGGCGAGTACCGCGGCGTCGCTGCAGTCGACCTTCGTGTCGCCGGCGCGCACGCTGCTGGCCATGGGTTACTACGGCGCGGTGCCGCAGAAATTCGCCAGCGTCTGCCCGCGTTCGCAAACGCCGCGTTACGCGACCATTTGCGCCGGTGTGGCGGCAGGCCTGTTCTACGTGACCATGCGTACCCTGAGCGAGAACGTGCTGGCAGACACCATCACGGCGCTGGGCATGATGATCTGCTTCTACTATTCGCTGACGGCGTTCGCCTGCGTCTGGTACTTCCGTGACAGCCTGTTCGGCAGCCTGCGCCACTTCTTCATGCGCGGCCTGTGCCCTTTGGTGGGAGGGGTGATCCTGTCGGTAATCTTCGTGCGCACGGCCATCGACAGCGCCTCGCCGGACTTTGGCAGCGGCTCGCATGTGGCCGGGCTGGGCTTGGTGTTCGTGATTGCGGCGATCATTTCGGCACTGGGGATCGTGCTGATGATGATCTCGCGGATGCGTGCGCCGGCTTACTTCCTCGGGGCTACCCTGCGTCAGCAGGCCACCCTGCCACTGCAGGACTAA